One window of Nocardia nova SH22a genomic DNA carries:
- a CDS encoding YncE family protein: protein MRGNRSVVSAALALAGVVAFATGCSSHSDDTTAPSAGAPGSAAAAPVAAATPAGQVSAFGPIGALLAEPASGRVLALDPSGLSLRIVDPADPGAARTLTLPARATGLALGAPGEVLVPAGREVLRVDIASAAVHPVPVDGEVRAVARRADGSLALGLDGGRVRILDPAGQPGRTIDGLGTVDAVATTSETIATLDLAQTSLTELDLGRGRAGLALRAGLGATHVIGDHFGRLLATDTSGGALLVYTTDPLLLRQRFPVGAAPYALAYDERSDTVWLTLTGSNEVVGFDLSTGIPEEVGRFATVRQPNSLTIDSRTGDMFVGSATGDGLQRIGADQRKRGQ from the coding sequence ATGCGCGGGAACCGGTCGGTAGTGTCTGCGGCGCTCGCGCTCGCCGGTGTCGTCGCGTTCGCGACCGGCTGCTCCTCGCACAGCGACGACACCACCGCCCCTTCGGCCGGAGCCCCCGGATCCGCCGCCGCAGCACCCGTGGCCGCCGCCACCCCCGCCGGACAGGTCAGCGCATTCGGCCCGATCGGCGCCCTGCTCGCCGAACCCGCGAGCGGGCGGGTTCTGGCCCTGGATCCCAGCGGTCTGTCCCTGCGCATCGTCGATCCCGCCGATCCGGGCGCGGCGCGCACCCTCACCCTGCCCGCCCGCGCGACCGGCCTGGCCCTCGGCGCACCCGGTGAGGTGCTGGTCCCGGCGGGCCGGGAGGTCCTGCGCGTCGACATCGCTTCCGCCGCAGTCCATCCCGTGCCGGTCGACGGCGAGGTGCGCGCGGTCGCCCGCCGCGCCGACGGCAGTCTGGCGCTCGGGCTCGACGGCGGCCGCGTGCGGATCCTCGACCCCGCCGGGCAGCCCGGCCGCACGATCGACGGACTGGGAACCGTCGACGCCGTGGCGACCACGTCCGAGACGATCGCCACCCTCGACCTGGCCCAGACCAGTCTCACCGAACTCGACCTCGGCCGCGGCCGGGCCGGATTGGCGCTGCGCGCCGGTCTCGGCGCCACTCACGTCATCGGCGACCACTTCGGCCGCCTGCTCGCCACCGACACCTCCGGCGGCGCCCTGCTCGTCTACACCACCGACCCGCTGCTGCTGCGCCAGCGCTTCCCAGTCGGCGCGGCGCCCTACGCACTGGCCTACGATGAACGGTCCGACACCGTGTGGCTGACACTCACCGGAAGCAACGAGGTCGTCGGATTCGATCTGTCGACCGGTATACCGGAAGAAGTGGGTCGCTTCGCAACGGTGCGCCAGCCCAATTCACTGACGATCGACAGCCGCACCGGCGACATGTTCGTCGGCTCGGCAACCGGAGACGGTCTGCAACGCATCGGTGCGGACCAGAGGAAGAGAGGTCAGTGA
- a CDS encoding DUF5703 family protein, translating to MARAPRYESAAGGAHSGRRRRSIPAGWEETSEEGEYEYVPLRLPPDVNRVTASMRLAIQAEFGGWELSRVRAYTDGSRRVLLRRRKTTFPVTETGM from the coding sequence ATGGCTCGAGCGCCTCGATACGAGTCCGCCGCCGGTGGCGCACACAGCGGCCGGCGCAGAAGGTCGATCCCCGCCGGATGGGAGGAGACCAGCGAAGAAGGAGAATACGAGTACGTGCCGCTACGACTACCGCCGGACGTGAATCGAGTGACCGCATCCATGCGCCTGGCGATCCAGGCCGAATTCGGCGGCTGGGAGCTGTCGCGGGTGCGCGCCTACACCGACGGCAGCCGGCGAGTGTTGCTGCGGCGCCGCAAAACCACCTTCCCCGTGACCGAAACGGGGATGTGA
- a CDS encoding quinone-dependent dihydroorotate dehydrogenase, which produces MYSLFLRLLFLVPPERIHHLVFTVIRLTTAFPPTRWLANRLTATTDPILATTVFGVRFPAPLGLAAGFDKDAAGVNAWGALGFGFAEIGTVTAQAQPGNPAPRLFRLSADHALINRMGFNNHGAAAAAGRLATRRAGGVPIGANIGKTKIVEPEHAAEDYAVSARLLGPLADFVVVNVSSPNTPGLRDLQAVQSLRPLLQAVLDSVAAGEPKPVLVKIAPDLSDDDIDAVADLAVELGLAGIVATNTTIRRDGLATPATEVEAMGAGGLSGPPVAERSLEVLRRLYARVGDRLVLISVGGIETADQAYERILAGASLLQGYTGFIYGGPFWTRRLHRGLAARLRADGYTGLAEAVGAAHKAAA; this is translated from the coding sequence GTGTATTCCTTATTCCTGCGGTTGCTGTTCCTGGTGCCGCCCGAGCGCATCCACCATCTGGTGTTCACCGTCATCCGGCTCACGACCGCCTTCCCCCCGACCCGGTGGCTGGCGAACCGGCTCACCGCCACCACCGATCCGATCCTGGCCACCACCGTCTTCGGTGTGCGTTTCCCGGCGCCGCTGGGCCTGGCCGCCGGATTCGACAAGGACGCCGCGGGGGTGAACGCCTGGGGCGCACTGGGTTTCGGCTTCGCCGAGATCGGCACCGTCACCGCGCAGGCGCAACCCGGTAATCCGGCGCCCCGGCTGTTCCGGCTGTCCGCCGACCACGCGCTGATCAACCGGATGGGCTTCAACAACCACGGCGCGGCCGCCGCCGCGGGCAGACTGGCCACCCGCCGCGCCGGCGGGGTGCCCATCGGCGCCAACATCGGCAAGACCAAGATCGTCGAACCCGAGCACGCCGCCGAGGACTACGCCGTCAGCGCGCGCCTGCTCGGCCCGCTCGCCGATTTCGTCGTCGTCAACGTCAGCTCGCCCAACACCCCCGGACTGCGCGATCTGCAGGCCGTGCAGTCCCTGCGGCCGCTGCTGCAGGCGGTGCTCGACAGTGTCGCCGCGGGCGAGCCCAAACCCGTGCTGGTCAAGATCGCCCCCGATCTGTCCGACGACGACATCGACGCGGTCGCCGATCTGGCCGTCGAACTCGGCCTGGCCGGAATCGTGGCCACCAACACCACCATTCGCCGCGACGGCCTGGCCACCCCCGCGACCGAGGTCGAGGCCATGGGCGCGGGCGGACTGTCCGGACCGCCGGTCGCCGAGCGATCCCTCGAGGTCCTGCGCAGGCTCTACGCCCGTGTCGGCGATCGGCTGGTGCTGATCTCGGTGGGCGGCATCGAGACCGCCGATCAGGCCTACGAGCGCATCCTCGCCGGGGCGTCCCTGCTGCAGGGATACACCGGATTCATCTACGGCGGCCCGTTCTGGACCAGGCGCCTGCACCGCGGTCTGGCCGCGCGTCTGCGCGCGGACGGGTACACCGGTCTCGCCGAGGCCGTCGGCGCCGCCCACAAAGCGGCGGCCTGA